Proteins encoded in a region of the Vibrio ponticus genome:
- a CDS encoding solute carrier family 23 protein gives MSVIKRSHGKEQPYWPAGPFKIRLPFIHYRWEMAETIQGMIMFVVGMAMIPLLEKYLGLPYDVALAYVVVCGIGFMLPNLLGVPMVPGWITPAIPVVLLFLGNFEPGPEAIRALVGLQLIVTVIFFILGITRLGSKLVDLFPDSIKAGILIGAGIAALTGEISEGGRLANTPVSLIIGFLVTAYVLFSLNFRDYVNNHKWAKVIAGYGMVPGTLVAMGVGWAVSEYPLPDIQFGVSTPAFGEMINYLPFTVGLPSLEMLWMAIPTALIAYVIAFGDIIVGKSLLDRVDHLRPDEEIEVNVDRVHLVTALRNLIHSFFAPYPGLAGPLFTGAMATIAERYRHGRSAMDSIYSGAGVFWIVGFIALFALPLITLFKPVLPIALSITLLITGYLCISVGVEQVRNATQMGVAGTMGVVLAVYGAGYGLLAGVALYFLIEYRRKNAEPMEAEEPIEVLED, from the coding sequence ATGTCAGTCATTAAACGCTCTCATGGAAAAGAGCAGCCATACTGGCCCGCTGGACCTTTTAAGATTCGCTTGCCGTTTATTCACTACCGCTGGGAAATGGCGGAAACCATCCAAGGAATGATCATGTTTGTGGTCGGGATGGCAATGATTCCGTTACTCGAAAAATACCTCGGTCTACCTTATGACGTTGCGTTGGCGTATGTCGTAGTCTGTGGCATTGGCTTTATGCTGCCGAACTTACTCGGGGTGCCAATGGTTCCCGGTTGGATCACACCAGCGATTCCAGTGGTACTGCTGTTTTTAGGTAACTTTGAGCCAGGTCCAGAAGCTATTCGTGCGCTGGTGGGGCTACAACTGATTGTTACTGTGATCTTTTTCATACTAGGTATTACCCGCTTGGGCAGCAAATTGGTTGATCTTTTCCCTGATTCAATCAAAGCCGGTATTTTGATTGGTGCTGGTATTGCGGCGTTAACTGGTGAAATCAGTGAAGGCGGGCGATTAGCAAACACTCCGGTTTCCTTAATTATTGGTTTCTTAGTCACCGCGTATGTCCTTTTCTCTCTCAATTTTCGTGACTATGTAAATAATCATAAGTGGGCAAAAGTGATTGCTGGCTATGGCATGGTTCCAGGCACCTTAGTTGCGATGGGTGTTGGCTGGGCAGTCAGTGAGTATCCATTGCCGGATATTCAATTTGGTGTCTCTACGCCAGCATTTGGCGAGATGATTAATTATCTGCCATTTACGGTTGGTCTACCAAGTTTGGAAATGCTTTGGATGGCGATTCCTACTGCCTTGATTGCTTACGTTATCGCGTTTGGTGACATCATTGTCGGGAAAAGCCTGCTTGACCGTGTTGATCATTTGCGTCCAGATGAAGAAATTGAAGTCAACGTTGACCGAGTTCACTTAGTCACCGCACTGCGTAACTTAATTCACTCTTTCTTTGCTCCTTACCCAGGTTTAGCTGGGCCACTATTTACTGGTGCGATGGCGACAATCGCGGAGCGATACCGTCATGGTCGTAGTGCGATGGACAGTATTTACAGTGGCGCGGGTGTGTTCTGGATTGTTGGTTTTATCGCACTGTTTGCACTTCCTCTGATCACGCTATTTAAACCAGTATTGCCGATCGCGTTGTCTATCACGCTGCTGATCACCGGTTATCTGTGTATCTCTGTGGGTGTAGAGCAAGTTCGTAATGCGACTCAAATGGGCGTAGCAGGCACCATGGGTGTCGTGCTGGCCGTTTATGGCGCAGGTTACGGGTTATTGGCGGGTGTAGCGCTTTATTTCCTAATTGAGTACCGCCGTAAAAATGCGGAGCCAATGGAAGCCGAAGAGCCGATTGAAGTTCTCGAAGATTGA
- a CDS encoding acyl-CoA synthetase, with the protein MSKHNIYHIGLEKTPANYESLSPLSFLERAASVYPNYTATVHGNIHKTWQETETRCRKLASALQKQGIGEGDTVSVIAPNLPELFEMHFGVPMSGAVLNAINTRLDADAIAFIFQHAESKVVIVDKEFTEVVKKALKMIAHRPLVISIDDPLYTEGSLISELTYEEFILDGDPEYSYYPPSDEWQAISLNYTSGTTGNPKGVVYHHRGAHLNAVSNIMSWDMGSHPVYLWTLPMFHCNGWCFPWSIAAAAGVSVSLRHVRADAIFDSIKQNKVTHFCAAPIVLNMMNNADVDLKSDIHHQIKAMTAGAAPPASVIEGMEALGIEVTHVYGLTETFGPCVVCDWQRDWDSLNNTERARMKARQGVRAPMQGELMVANPITMEPVAKNGQEMGEIFLRGNIVMKGYLKNPSTSDEALAEGWFHTGDLAVWHQDNYIEIKDRSKDIIISGGENISSIEIEDVLYRHQDVEEVAVIAMADEKWGEVPCAFVKTKNDIDLTQEELIAFCRSQMAHFKVPKKFIFTALPKTSTGKVQKYVLRDRVNE; encoded by the coding sequence ATGAGTAAACATAATATCTATCACATTGGTTTAGAAAAAACGCCAGCAAACTACGAAAGCCTCAGTCCGCTAAGTTTTTTAGAAAGGGCAGCGAGTGTTTATCCGAATTACACCGCAACGGTACACGGGAATATTCATAAAACTTGGCAAGAGACAGAAACTCGTTGTCGCAAGCTCGCATCCGCTTTGCAAAAGCAAGGGATTGGTGAAGGGGATACGGTGTCTGTGATTGCCCCGAACTTACCTGAACTGTTTGAGATGCACTTTGGTGTGCCTATGTCAGGAGCGGTGCTTAACGCCATAAATACCCGCTTGGATGCGGATGCGATTGCCTTTATTTTCCAGCATGCGGAAAGCAAAGTAGTTATTGTCGATAAAGAGTTTACCGAGGTGGTTAAGAAGGCGTTAAAGATGATCGCTCACCGACCACTGGTTATCTCAATTGATGACCCTCTGTATACCGAAGGCAGCCTGATCAGCGAGCTGACCTATGAAGAGTTTATTCTTGATGGTGATCCAGAGTATTCGTACTACCCACCAAGCGATGAGTGGCAAGCGATCTCACTAAATTACACCTCCGGTACAACGGGCAATCCTAAAGGGGTGGTTTACCACCATCGTGGCGCGCACTTAAATGCGGTGAGTAACATCATGTCATGGGATATGGGTTCACACCCAGTTTATCTTTGGACCTTACCTATGTTTCACTGTAACGGCTGGTGCTTCCCTTGGTCGATTGCAGCGGCGGCAGGTGTGAGTGTGAGTTTGCGCCACGTGCGTGCCGATGCGATTTTTGATTCGATCAAACAAAATAAAGTGACCCATTTCTGCGCCGCACCCATAGTGCTTAATATGATGAACAATGCTGATGTGGACTTAAAATCGGACATTCACCATCAGATTAAAGCAATGACCGCGGGTGCTGCGCCACCGGCCTCGGTTATCGAAGGTATGGAAGCATTAGGCATCGAAGTGACTCACGTTTATGGTTTAACGGAAACCTTTGGACCATGTGTAGTATGTGATTGGCAACGTGATTGGGATAGCCTTAACAATACTGAACGTGCCCGCATGAAAGCCCGTCAGGGTGTGCGTGCGCCTATGCAAGGCGAGTTAATGGTTGCCAACCCGATCACCATGGAGCCCGTAGCGAAAAATGGTCAAGAGATGGGGGAAATCTTCTTGCGCGGTAACATCGTGATGAAAGGTTATTTGAAAAACCCAAGTACATCCGATGAAGCATTAGCAGAAGGTTGGTTCCATACCGGTGACTTAGCGGTATGGCATCAAGACAACTACATTGAAATCAAAGACCGCTCTAAAGATATCATCATTTCGGGTGGTGAAAATATCTCGAGTATTGAGATTGAAGATGTCTTGTACCGTCACCAAGATGTGGAAGAGGTCGCAGTTATCGCCATGGCGGATGAAAAGTGGGGTGAAGTGCCTTGCGCATTCGTTAAAACCAAAAACGATATCGACCTGACTCAAGAAGAACTGATAGCATTTTGCCGCAGTCAAATGGCGCATTTTAAAGTGCCGAAGAAGTTCATCTTTACCGCATTACCAAAAACATCGACGGGTAAAGTCCAAAAATACGTCTTACGTGATCGTGTTAACGAGTAA
- a CDS encoding ABC transporter substrate-binding protein — protein sequence MSKRLTSLTLLVIGLLVSTMAHSQIVLGVSKQQADFEVGCMYPLTGPSALWGNDAVVALAMALEEIHALPDSPKIRVYVADTMGKQFRSREIATGFVNQGVDVLCGVVNSNIALEVSQLAKQYQILFLGAGHSSARLTEDERHAWYFHLNNDASQSSDAGARYLRDVKPTLEWQTVSYIGPDYEYGHQIWQTMMTSLDAYNVEYQIKDEFYSLLGETDYRLYIEALLADPPDVLISGHWTRDLVSFLEQAARSGLLDNTHFVNFDTGGGYFVLSRLGDILPEGVVLSGRSHVNWPDTKQNRAYIEAFFQRTKRFPTFIAQDAYTVMKVLEAAWYQADRKSLVGLHQALPGLKVSLPEDPQGFQSYIDPVTHKIMQYQAIGTTQQVDGFFPATRMLGDWYAYPPSSLPD from the coding sequence ATGAGTAAACGATTGACTTCTCTTACATTATTGGTCATTGGCTTACTGGTGAGCACCATGGCTCACAGTCAAATCGTACTGGGTGTGAGTAAGCAACAAGCGGATTTCGAAGTAGGGTGTATGTACCCTTTAACGGGTCCTTCTGCGCTGTGGGGAAACGACGCTGTAGTGGCATTGGCTATGGCACTGGAAGAGATCCATGCGTTACCTGACTCGCCAAAGATAAGGGTGTATGTAGCCGATACTATGGGTAAGCAGTTTCGTTCACGTGAAATCGCCACGGGCTTTGTCAATCAAGGGGTCGATGTGTTGTGTGGAGTGGTGAACTCCAATATTGCTTTAGAGGTTTCACAACTTGCCAAGCAGTACCAAATCTTGTTTTTGGGAGCCGGACATAGTTCAGCAAGATTAACCGAAGATGAGCGCCATGCTTGGTATTTCCACCTGAACAATGATGCTTCTCAGTCAAGTGATGCGGGTGCGCGTTACCTGCGTGATGTGAAGCCAACATTGGAGTGGCAGACCGTTTCTTATATTGGTCCAGATTACGAATATGGTCATCAGATTTGGCAGACGATGATGACCAGCCTTGACGCTTATAATGTTGAGTATCAAATTAAAGATGAGTTCTACAGTCTGCTAGGGGAGACCGACTATCGGTTATACATTGAAGCGTTGTTGGCGGACCCACCCGATGTGTTGATCAGTGGGCATTGGACTCGCGATTTAGTCAGTTTTTTAGAGCAAGCCGCGCGCTCCGGACTGCTTGATAACACTCACTTCGTTAATTTTGATACCGGCGGTGGTTATTTTGTCCTTTCGCGGTTGGGCGATATTTTACCCGAAGGCGTCGTTTTATCTGGGCGCTCACATGTGAACTGGCCTGATACCAAGCAGAATCGAGCTTATATTGAGGCATTTTTCCAGCGAACCAAACGCTTTCCCACCTTTATTGCCCAAGATGCTTACACGGTAATGAAAGTACTAGAAGCGGCTTGGTATCAGGCTGATCGAAAAAGTTTAGTTGGTTTGCATCAAGCATTGCCCGGCCTGAAAGTTTCTCTGCCCGAAGACCCTCAAGGTTTTCAGTCGTATATTGACCCTGTGACACACAAAATAATGCAGTATCAAGCGATTGGTACAACCCAACAAGTTGACGGCTTTTTCCCTGCCACGCGTATGCTTGGTGACTGGTATGCCTACCCACCATCTTCTTTGCCTGACTAG
- a CDS encoding FtsK/SpoIIIE domain-containing protein, with the protein MNKLIQNLTSSKIKYTFDQAEQYPNIESSVAEHAKVQNEILKCAERVLAQEVASQKQQLEDAKQTIQQAMSWLSQVDAPELKAQNWNDFPFNTQYIPNELVIGYQELVIEDESFKIPVTVPFMSGDDTYYYPAGADSLEWTQDALHTIIMRLSVMLPYGAQFCLLDPAKMGENFPYIKQLPFKRPLSNDISRTLEEVLDDIKRIKQNYLDNRTRRLIDVDPEIRGSEKFEFVVASNFPKGYDRRSIELLAQIANTGSVAGKYVLIQHNQDIELPNGASMDWFESLKNIRASENHTKAIPDLDMYMIASEAICDETINTILDCVAKAKPKENKLEFTDVTDTNPEKWWKGDTEHEIRVAVGGTGAKKDDLELWFGESNGRQICAHGMLGAMTGAGKSNLYHAFIMGLACRYSPDELQLYLIDGKQGVEFKCYPTLPHAKVVSLNTSPDLSRSVLGELVEEMVRRNEMFKREGFENLRDYRKETKKPLPRILLVVDEYQTLFEDDRDGLGSDLMEKLATQGRSAGIHMLVGSQRFGASGMQNQQSIFGNIHLRIGMQMSEADVTALQEFGPNGKRLLRACKEAGQVVINDSAANDDKNRAGRVTYLSDKLRLDLIKQLAEKWQQQALANHHHSILLDGSGQPNLSENPQLEKLFATYTSQPTQQEWIDFANMPEHQQGLGQKEWYPVEKPANFWLGREMNIHGQANIVIRRRTNEHLLLVGESAEARSGMLSYMLAQLPINHAAGEYQVYLLERAIKGSPWHGIMSRALEMCDSSATHYRENVAEFASDMENIKAEFERRKSMDEEQMLAQSTIYVVVNEAQRATELQQQAGRYGVKEHGDLGAIISELLEQGAEYGIHIVMSFDNVRAVTKVFDRRDVDLFKHKVVLQMSEDDSFCVIKSRHAALLQQTTRVPVYALYANASQNYPVKFKPYCYRDVEDHVSELNQLNNYLQSWSK; encoded by the coding sequence ATGAATAAATTAATCCAAAATCTGACCAGCAGTAAAATTAAATATACTTTTGATCAAGCTGAGCAATATCCAAACATCGAAAGTAGTGTTGCTGAACATGCCAAAGTTCAAAATGAAATCCTAAAATGTGCGGAACGTGTGCTGGCACAAGAAGTTGCATCGCAAAAGCAGCAGCTTGAAGATGCAAAGCAAACTATTCAACAAGCGATGTCGTGGCTATCGCAAGTCGATGCACCTGAACTGAAAGCCCAAAACTGGAATGACTTCCCTTTTAATACTCAGTATATCCCTAATGAGCTGGTGATCGGTTATCAGGAGCTAGTGATTGAAGACGAGAGCTTTAAAATTCCGGTCACGGTTCCTTTTATGTCTGGCGATGATACTTATTACTATCCAGCTGGAGCAGATAGTTTAGAGTGGACTCAAGATGCATTGCATACAATTATCATGCGCTTGAGTGTTATGTTGCCATATGGTGCGCAGTTCTGCTTACTAGATCCGGCAAAGATGGGTGAAAACTTTCCATACATTAAGCAGTTACCATTTAAGCGTCCGTTGAGTAACGATATTTCTCGTACTTTAGAGGAAGTATTGGATGACATTAAACGCATTAAGCAAAACTACCTTGATAACCGTACTCGTCGTTTGATCGATGTTGATCCTGAAATTCGTGGTAGTGAGAAATTTGAATTCGTTGTGGCGTCAAACTTCCCTAAAGGTTATGACCGCCGTTCAATTGAACTTTTGGCGCAAATAGCTAATACAGGTTCTGTTGCTGGTAAATACGTGCTTATTCAACATAACCAGGACATTGAGTTACCTAATGGTGCATCAATGGATTGGTTTGAGTCTTTAAAAAACATTCGAGCTAGCGAAAATCATACTAAAGCGATCCCTGATCTTGATATGTATATGATTGCCTCAGAAGCTATCTGTGACGAGACGATAAATACCATTTTAGATTGCGTGGCGAAAGCGAAACCAAAAGAGAATAAGCTTGAGTTTACTGACGTGACGGACACCAACCCAGAGAAATGGTGGAAAGGCGATACGGAACACGAGATTCGCGTAGCTGTTGGTGGTACTGGCGCTAAAAAAGATGACCTTGAATTATGGTTTGGTGAAAGTAATGGTCGCCAAATCTGTGCCCACGGTATGTTGGGTGCGATGACCGGTGCAGGTAAATCGAACCTATATCATGCGTTTATCATGGGTCTTGCTTGTCGTTATAGCCCAGATGAGCTACAGCTTTATTTGATTGATGGCAAACAAGGTGTGGAGTTTAAGTGCTATCCGACGTTACCACATGCCAAGGTTGTATCACTCAATACTTCTCCTGACTTATCGCGCAGTGTGCTTGGCGAGTTAGTAGAAGAAATGGTTAGACGCAATGAAATGTTTAAGCGTGAAGGCTTCGAAAATTTAAGAGATTATCGTAAAGAGACTAAGAAGCCTTTACCACGAATTCTTCTTGTTGTGGATGAATATCAAACTCTGTTTGAAGATGACCGTGACGGTTTAGGTTCGGATTTGATGGAAAAGCTGGCGACGCAAGGTCGAAGTGCGGGTATCCATATGTTAGTTGGCTCGCAGCGCTTTGGTGCGTCTGGCATGCAGAATCAGCAGAGCATCTTCGGTAACATTCACTTGCGTATTGGTATGCAGATGAGCGAGGCTGATGTGACGGCACTGCAAGAGTTTGGTCCAAATGGCAAACGACTACTGCGTGCTTGTAAAGAAGCTGGTCAAGTTGTTATCAATGACTCTGCGGCTAACGATGATAAAAACCGTGCTGGTCGAGTGACGTACTTGTCAGATAAGTTACGTTTAGATCTGATTAAGCAACTTGCAGAAAAATGGCAACAACAAGCGCTGGCTAACCACCATCACTCAATTTTACTTGATGGCTCTGGTCAGCCAAATCTGAGTGAAAACCCTCAGCTAGAAAAACTATTTGCTACCTATACATCGCAACCAACTCAGCAAGAGTGGATTGACTTCGCCAACATGCCTGAGCACCAACAGGGTTTGGGACAAAAAGAGTGGTATCCGGTTGAGAAGCCAGCTAACTTCTGGCTTGGTCGCGAGATGAATATTCATGGTCAAGCGAACATCGTTATCCGCCGACGTACTAACGAACACTTGCTACTTGTTGGTGAATCAGCTGAAGCTCGTTCGGGAATGTTAAGCTATATGCTGGCTCAATTGCCAATCAATCATGCGGCTGGTGAATATCAGGTATATTTGCTTGAACGTGCGATTAAAGGTTCTCCATGGCATGGTATTATGAGCCGAGCTCTGGAAATGTGCGACAGTTCCGCAACTCATTATCGCGAAAATGTTGCTGAATTTGCGAGTGATATGGAAAACATCAAAGCAGAGTTCGAGCGTCGAAAATCAATGGACGAAGAACAAATGCTGGCTCAATCGACCATCTATGTTGTGGTTAATGAAGCGCAACGAGCGACAGAACTACAGCAACAAGCTGGACGCTATGGCGTTAAAGAGCACGGTGACTTAGGTGCTATTATTTCAGAGCTGCTAGAGCAAGGTGCTGAATACGGCATCCACATCGTAATGAGTTTTGACAACGTACGTGCGGTAACCAAGGTATTTGACCGCCGTGATGTTGATTTATTCAAACACAAAGTAGTATTGCAAATGTCAGAAGATGACAGCTTCTGTGTAATTAAGTCTCGTCATGCTGCTTTACTTCAACAAACGACTCGTGTTCCTGTCTATGCTTTATACGCAAATGCATCACAGAACTACCCAGTTAAATTTAAGCCGTATTGCTACCGCGATGTAGAAGATCATGTTAGTGAGCTAAATCAGCTAAATAACTATCTACAATCATGGAGTAAATAA
- a CDS encoding sensor histidine kinase, with amino-acid sequence MAYTSRQSIRFWKNSLVRRFFLLSLLVASLPLLVTIVVYDRLTAGLVAEMARERSQQDLLQTQNSIYHYSRQHLHALEALSELPEITGLFQPGERFQHSSTTLSLIHFDIDRPEIYGALFFDSNWQLINALPGQSASGYPYWGRGEFDISALSKQRFASAYLIGPQMATPGKSAWYLMAQPVYASGNRQQLVGYLAFQLRLASLTYYLSVGDYDDTMLCPFSSTNESCFDALAREVDKPTVIGEAEAIVADWQLISFTRSEPLLAREHERLLVLLMAVLVLSLVTTFFYFLVKRVRRRIVPLIDVANAVSAGNWAVKIPVSGNDEISLLAGAFNRMTTHLDSLMLARGEAERKAVWGEFATGIAHEIRNPLATIKVCVQTLSQGKEEDRELQSLMVGEIDRINQLISSLLNYARPPDPETKQVQLANLIQRLSSLIAPMAKERGVMVKLDDTCLQNQVSVEADENQLQQIVMNLLINALEASEPGSEIELSIVVTNHSISLVVTDQGCGMSEQQIATISQPFYTTKTTGTGLGLSVSQRLAEMNHAVLEFYSQPGMGTEAILRFDRESFCESNS; translated from the coding sequence ATGGCTTACACCAGTAGACAATCGATCCGGTTTTGGAAAAATAGCCTCGTTAGACGCTTTTTTCTCTTATCGCTGTTGGTGGCGAGCCTACCATTATTAGTCACGATAGTGGTGTATGATCGATTAACCGCCGGATTGGTTGCAGAGATGGCAAGAGAGCGATCACAGCAAGATCTTTTGCAGACCCAAAACAGTATTTATCACTACAGTCGTCAGCATCTGCATGCCTTAGAAGCACTGTCTGAACTACCTGAAATCACAGGGCTATTCCAACCAGGAGAGCGTTTTCAGCACTCCTCAACCACATTAAGTCTGATTCATTTTGATATTGACCGACCGGAAATCTATGGGGCGCTGTTTTTCGATTCTAATTGGCAATTAATTAATGCGTTGCCTGGGCAAAGCGCCAGCGGTTATCCCTATTGGGGGCGTGGTGAGTTTGATATTTCCGCCTTGAGTAAGCAGAGGTTTGCTTCCGCTTATTTAATCGGCCCACAAATGGCTACGCCAGGGAAGTCGGCTTGGTATCTAATGGCGCAGCCCGTCTATGCATCAGGTAACCGCCAGCAGTTGGTTGGCTATCTGGCCTTTCAGTTACGTCTTGCCAGCTTAACCTATTATCTGTCCGTTGGTGATTATGATGACACCATGCTTTGTCCATTTTCTAGCACCAATGAATCTTGCTTTGATGCGTTGGCCAGAGAGGTTGATAAACCAACTGTCATTGGAGAAGCAGAAGCCATAGTAGCCGATTGGCAACTGATTAGCTTTACGCGCAGCGAACCGCTGCTCGCGAGAGAGCATGAACGTTTGCTGGTATTGCTAATGGCGGTGTTGGTGCTCTCTTTAGTGACAACATTTTTTTATTTCTTAGTTAAAAGAGTGCGGCGTCGGATCGTCCCTTTGATCGACGTTGCCAATGCCGTATCAGCGGGCAACTGGGCGGTGAAAATTCCAGTTTCTGGCAATGATGAGATCTCTCTACTGGCTGGCGCATTCAATCGTATGACTACTCACTTAGACTCGTTAATGCTGGCTCGGGGGGAAGCAGAGCGCAAAGCGGTATGGGGTGAATTTGCAACTGGTATTGCCCACGAAATTCGTAATCCCTTGGCAACGATTAAAGTGTGCGTGCAAACTTTATCACAGGGCAAAGAAGAAGACCGAGAGCTACAGAGTTTGATGGTGGGTGAGATTGATCGTATCAATCAATTGATTTCCAGTTTGCTAAATTATGCTCGCCCACCGGATCCAGAAACGAAACAAGTGCAATTGGCGAATTTGATTCAACGGCTATCTTCGCTCATTGCCCCAATGGCAAAAGAGCGTGGGGTGATGGTTAAGCTAGATGACACTTGTTTGCAAAATCAGGTCTCTGTCGAAGCGGATGAAAATCAACTGCAACAGATAGTGATGAACCTGCTGATTAACGCGCTAGAGGCATCTGAGCCTGGCAGTGAAATTGAATTAAGCATTGTAGTGACAAACCACAGTATCTCTTTAGTGGTTACTGACCAAGGTTGTGGTATGTCAGAGCAGCAAATCGCGACGATTAGCCAGCCATTTTATACAACAAAAACCACCGGAACAGGTTTAGGTCTCTCGGTTTCACAGCGTCTTGCGGAGATGAACCACGCCGTTTTGGAATTCTACAGCCAGCCCGGGATGGGCACTGAGGCAATATTGAGGTTTGATAGGGAGTCTTTTTGTGAATCAAACAGCTGA
- a CDS encoding sigma-54-dependent transcriptional regulator, translating into MNQTADHALAEIKPTLLIIDDEVALTRSLQIALRDPEFHVEIAHNAQEGLSKANALRPSAILLDLRLPDCADLKPLQRLNTMLPDSAVFMMSAHGDIKTAVEAVKQGAKDFITKPFDVTELKTQLSPYLSRPEPTKQGLIGQTSIMAKLVSDLVLVARSQARTVLLLGDSGTGKTVAANELHRQSELADKAFVEVNCAALPESLLESELFGVEKGAFTGANTSRSGLIDSADGGTLFLDEVGELTLALQAKLLSFLESQRYRPVGSTKEKQANVRVITATNRDLATAVEEGSFRADLYYRLNVMPLTLPSLAQRADDIPLLLAHFAKQYAGKSAPIGFQPATLQRLIDYSWPGNIRELKNLVERLSVLYSGVSIDTDKLPVEFGALASSQPVLTAGLSQGAEVHNEPCHDERLEAISSRLADEEKQVILHALEQSGGHKGNAAKLLNISRHALKRRLQKLGIEA; encoded by the coding sequence GTGAATCAAACAGCTGATCATGCTCTTGCTGAAATAAAACCCACGTTATTGATCATTGACGATGAAGTCGCGCTAACTCGTTCACTGCAAATCGCGTTACGTGACCCAGAGTTTCACGTCGAAATCGCACACAATGCGCAAGAAGGTTTGAGTAAAGCGAATGCGCTACGCCCGAGTGCAATTTTACTCGATTTACGATTACCAGATTGTGCAGATCTTAAGCCTCTGCAAAGGCTCAATACGATGCTGCCCGATAGTGCGGTATTTATGATGTCAGCACATGGAGATATAAAAACGGCCGTTGAAGCCGTCAAACAAGGGGCGAAGGATTTTATCACCAAACCCTTTGATGTGACCGAACTGAAAACACAGTTGAGTCCTTATCTCTCTCGACCAGAGCCGACCAAACAAGGTTTGATAGGACAAACATCGATTATGGCTAAGTTAGTCAGTGATCTTGTATTAGTGGCCAGAAGCCAAGCGCGAACCGTGTTACTGCTTGGCGATTCTGGGACGGGTAAAACCGTAGCGGCAAATGAATTGCATCGTCAGAGTGAACTTGCGGATAAGGCATTCGTTGAGGTGAACTGTGCAGCATTGCCAGAAAGTTTGCTTGAGTCGGAGCTATTTGGTGTAGAGAAAGGCGCGTTTACTGGGGCGAATACCTCACGTTCGGGTTTAATTGATAGTGCTGATGGGGGCACTCTGTTTTTGGATGAAGTGGGTGAATTAACCTTAGCTTTGCAAGCGAAATTGCTCTCATTTCTTGAGAGCCAGCGGTATCGCCCTGTAGGCTCGACTAAGGAGAAACAAGCGAATGTCAGAGTCATCACCGCGACTAATCGTGACTTAGCGACCGCAGTGGAAGAGGGGAGTTTTCGTGCTGATTTGTACTATCGCCTCAATGTGATGCCATTAACCTTGCCATCGCTCGCCCAAAGGGCGGATGACATTCCGTTGCTATTGGCGCATTTTGCCAAGCAATATGCCGGTAAGAGTGCGCCGATTGGTTTCCAGCCCGCAACGCTGCAACGACTTATTGATTACTCTTGGCCGGGTAATATTCGAGAGTTAAAGAACCTTGTAGAGCGCTTATCGGTGTTGTACAGCGGCGTATCGATAGACACGGATAAATTACCCGTTGAGTTTGGTGCGTTGGCATCATCGCAGCCTGTTTTAACAGCGGGATTATCCCAAGGTGCAGAAGTTCATAATGAGCCTTGTCATGACGAACGTTTAGAAGCAATCTCATCTCGTCTAGCTGATGAAGAGAAACAAGTGATTCTGCATGCTTTAGAGCAAAGTGGCGGACACAAGGGCAATGCTGCAAAGCTGCTTAATATTTCCCGTCATGCACTTAAACGGCGCTTGCAGAAGCTAGGAATAGAAGCATGA